One Setaria viridis chromosome 3, Setaria_viridis_v4.0, whole genome shotgun sequence DNA window includes the following coding sequences:
- the LOC117848369 gene encoding uncharacterized protein isoform X1 translates to MSEEDKTAAAAAEQPKRAPKLNERILSSLSRRSVAAHPWHDLEIGPGAPAVFNVRSEAGSPPTAGDEEEQRLRAALRHLQAEAGVLERLVYKHRNQHRGAAYFQYLLKVRRDLKLLLGTDLAQVLNAVFPVLASRKPANTILVPTKQTKKKPGANHSHHERLLGVARLLSQMAEPVMKAAIQITFLLARSFFIDLCTAVFSLLARIRVLIQQMLLDVVLLYNKVTDLTDRKQAVKISIGGVQAFREYYPSMNDACTILECVWVKDKFLLHEKMKDSCQETQVEDQKPCGPESSIQYETLPLVSEDTLNLEETNLPAKQADAALAEQPDKMNHCSGAGGSQSGRQLEKESGACSVPDTLNTCMHSVPHPNLKLETRKRVAFVAVGNPKVPGAASETKSSEVNKKQRLNMISHTSVESGLYNKLLDYENVEKSLL, encoded by the exons ATGAGTGAAGAGGATaagactgctgctgctgctgctgagcagCCGAAGCGAGCCCCTAAGCTCAATGAAAGGATCCTCTCTTCTCTGTCCAGGAGATCAGTAGCTGCTCATCCATGGCATGATCTTGAGATCG GTCCTGGGGCTCCTGCTGTCTTCAATGTT CGGTCGGAGGCGGGTTCTCCGCCTACGGCGGGGGACGAAGAGGAGCAGCGGCTGCGGGCGGCGCTACGTCACctgcaggcggaggcgggggtgcTTGAGCGCTTGGTGTACAAGCACCGGAACCAGCACCGCGGCGCCGCCTACTTCCAGTACCTCCTCAAG GTGAGGAGGGACCTGAAGCTGCTACTCGGCACCGATCTCGCCCAGGTCCTCAACGCCGTGTTCCCCGTCCTCGCATCCCGCAAGCCGGCCAACACGATCCTCGTCCCGACCAA GCAGACTAAGAAGAAACCTGGTGCGAACCACAGCCATCATGAGAGGCTTTTGGGTGTTGCTCGCTTGTTATCCCAG ATGGCTGAACCTGTCATGAAGGCAGCAAT TCAGATAACATTTTTACTTGCTAGATCATTCTTCATCGATCTTTGTACCGCGGTGTTTTCTTTGCTTGCACGAATAAGGGTCCTGATCCAACAG ATGTTACTTGATGTTGTTTTATTATATAATAAGGTTACAGATCTTACTGATAGGAAGCAGGCTGTTAAGATTAGCATTGGTGGAGTGCAG GCTTTCAGAGAATACTACCCCTCTATGAATGATGCTTGTACAATTCTGGAGTGTGTATGGGTGAAAGATAAATTTCTTTTGCATGAAAAGATGAAAGATAGCTGTCAGGAAACACAAGTTGAGGATCAGAAGCCCTGTGGTCCTGAATCTTCAATCCAGTATGAGACGCTTCCACTCGTTAGTGAAG ATACACTAAACCTTGAAGAAACGAACCTGCCAGCCAAACAGGCAGACGCTGCTCTGGCTGAGCAACCGGACAAAATGAACCATTGCAGTGGTGCTGGAGGTTCTCAGAGTGGGAGGCAACTGGAAAAGGAAAGTGGTGCTTGTTCAGTTCCTGACACGCTTAATACTTGCATGCATTCAGTTCCACACCCGAACCTCAAGCTTGAGACTAGGAAGAGAGTAGCATTCGTTGCTGTTGGAAATCCAAAGGTCCCTGGTGCAGCCTCAGAAACAAAATCATCAGAAGTAAACAAGAAGCAAAGACTAAACATGATTTCACACACCTCTGTAGAATCTGGACTCTACAACAAATTGCTGGATTATGAGAACGTCGAAAAATCCCTACTTTAA
- the LOC117848369 gene encoding uncharacterized protein isoform X2 — MSEEDKTAAAAAEQPKRAPKLNERILSSLSRRSVAAHPWHDLEIGPGAPAVFNVRSEAGSPPTAGDEEEQRLRAALRHLQAEAGVLERLVYKHRNQHRGAAYFQYLLKVRRDLKLLLGTDLAQVLNAVFPVLASRKPANTILVPTKQTKKKPGANHSHHERLLGVARLLSQMAEPVMKAAIQITFLLARSFFIDLCTAVFSLLARIRVLIQQAFREYYPSMNDACTILECVWVKDKFLLHEKMKDSCQETQVEDQKPCGPESSIQYETLPLVSEDTLNLEETNLPAKQADAALAEQPDKMNHCSGAGGSQSGRQLEKESGACSVPDTLNTCMHSVPHPNLKLETRKRVAFVAVGNPKVPGAASETKSSEVNKKQRLNMISHTSVESGLYNKLLDYENVEKSLL, encoded by the exons ATGAGTGAAGAGGATaagactgctgctgctgctgctgagcagCCGAAGCGAGCCCCTAAGCTCAATGAAAGGATCCTCTCTTCTCTGTCCAGGAGATCAGTAGCTGCTCATCCATGGCATGATCTTGAGATCG GTCCTGGGGCTCCTGCTGTCTTCAATGTT CGGTCGGAGGCGGGTTCTCCGCCTACGGCGGGGGACGAAGAGGAGCAGCGGCTGCGGGCGGCGCTACGTCACctgcaggcggaggcgggggtgcTTGAGCGCTTGGTGTACAAGCACCGGAACCAGCACCGCGGCGCCGCCTACTTCCAGTACCTCCTCAAG GTGAGGAGGGACCTGAAGCTGCTACTCGGCACCGATCTCGCCCAGGTCCTCAACGCCGTGTTCCCCGTCCTCGCATCCCGCAAGCCGGCCAACACGATCCTCGTCCCGACCAA GCAGACTAAGAAGAAACCTGGTGCGAACCACAGCCATCATGAGAGGCTTTTGGGTGTTGCTCGCTTGTTATCCCAG ATGGCTGAACCTGTCATGAAGGCAGCAAT TCAGATAACATTTTTACTTGCTAGATCATTCTTCATCGATCTTTGTACCGCGGTGTTTTCTTTGCTTGCACGAATAAGGGTCCTGATCCAACAG GCTTTCAGAGAATACTACCCCTCTATGAATGATGCTTGTACAATTCTGGAGTGTGTATGGGTGAAAGATAAATTTCTTTTGCATGAAAAGATGAAAGATAGCTGTCAGGAAACACAAGTTGAGGATCAGAAGCCCTGTGGTCCTGAATCTTCAATCCAGTATGAGACGCTTCCACTCGTTAGTGAAG ATACACTAAACCTTGAAGAAACGAACCTGCCAGCCAAACAGGCAGACGCTGCTCTGGCTGAGCAACCGGACAAAATGAACCATTGCAGTGGTGCTGGAGGTTCTCAGAGTGGGAGGCAACTGGAAAAGGAAAGTGGTGCTTGTTCAGTTCCTGACACGCTTAATACTTGCATGCATTCAGTTCCACACCCGAACCTCAAGCTTGAGACTAGGAAGAGAGTAGCATTCGTTGCTGTTGGAAATCCAAAGGTCCCTGGTGCAGCCTCAGAAACAAAATCATCAGAAGTAAACAAGAAGCAAAGACTAAACATGATTTCACACACCTCTGTAGAATCTGGACTCTACAACAAATTGCTGGATTATGAGAACGTCGAAAAATCCCTACTTTAA
- the LOC140222073 gene encoding uncharacterized protein, translating into MRIMFESVIVTNETSYVPSGDGNVDVDEHDVVDVEGNNDREAHKAPSSSERRASKRPAPSSPKGKKKKTFRDQCMKRLVDAYELKAQSSKHSATSAVVDHVRDEIGNMLEQVIKDGAEEGSDEHFYATQLLQKKENRDVFITLKTPNGRLAFVLMSTSSATSECEGNSDSVHTMDVDESDDTDDDYIVAMLGLDYMASSGMNKKKITTTIASMTGIQWVELQLQDPVECFNMFRMRRSVFLSLHDTLVQDYGLRSSRQFCSKEALGMFLWACGAPQSFRQCKNNFHRSLETVSRKFEEVLESIMRLAVDIVDIVRPKDPQFSTIHPKLQEARFWPHFKDCIGAIDGTHIPVTVPLADQPKYIGRHGYPSQNVVAVCDFDMRFTFAVTGWPGSVHDTRVLLDTLVTYKDQFPHPPDGKYYLVDSGYPNRKGFLAPYKGQRYHVSEWQHEIVPYMTCILKRIFRKMMVIQPNLAQMVVVVL; encoded by the exons ATGCGAATCATGTTTGAATCGGTCATTGTTACAAATGAAACTTCATATGTTCCAAGTGGTGATGGAAACGTTGatgttgatgaacatgatgttgttgatgttgagggCAACAATGATAGAGAGGCACATAAGGCCCCATCCAGTTCTGAGCGGAGGGCTTCAAAAAGGCCAGCTCCTAGTTCccctaaaggaaagaagaagaagacttttAGAGACCAGTGCATGAAGCGGTTGGTCGATGCATATGAGTTGAAAGCTCAAAGTAGTAAACATTCAGCTACTTCGGCGGTTGTTGATCACGTTAGAGATGAGATTGGAAATATGTTGGAGCAAGTCATTAAGGATGGGGCTGAGGAGGGGAGTGATGAACACTTCTATGCCACACAACTTCTTCAAAAAAAGGAGAACCGTGATGTGTTCATTACATTGAAGACACCAAATGGGAG GcttgcatttgttttgatgagtaCCTCTAGTGCAACTAGTGAATGTGAAGGCAACAGTGATTCTGTTCATACTATGGATGTTGATGAATCTGACGACactgatgatgattacatagTGGCAATGCTTGGTCTGGACTACATGGCATCATCTGgtatgaacaagaagaagattactaCTACGATAGCAAGTATGACTGGAATACAGTGGGTTGAGTTACAACTACAAGATCCAGTGGAGTGCTTTAACATGTTCAGAATGAGGAGGTCAGTTTTCTTAAGCCTTCATGACACTTTGGTGCAAGATTATGGATTGAGATCAAGTAGACAATTTTGTAGCAAGGAAGCACTAGGAATGTTTCTATGGGCTTGTGGTGCACCTCAATCTTTTAGGCAATGCAAGAATAATTTCCATCGCTCATTAGAAACTGTGAGTAGAAAATTTGAAGAGGTTCTTGAATCTATCATGAGATTAGCTGTTGACATTGTTGACATTGTGAGGCCTAAGGATCCGCAATTTTCTACTATTCATCCTAAACTACAAGAAGCAAGGTTTTGGcctcatttcaaagattgcataggagcaattgatGGTACCCATATACCCGTAACTGTGCCATTAGCTGATCAACCGAAATACATTGGTCGGCATGGGTATCCTTCACAAAACGTCGTGGCGgtttgtgactttgatatgcggTTCACATTTGCTGTCACTGGTTGGCCTGGTTCTGTCCATGATACTCGTGTATTATTGGACACGCTTGTCACATACAAGGATCAATTTCCACATCCTCCCGATG GTAAGTACTATCTTGTTGACTCTGGATatcctaatagaaaaggatttcttgcaccctacaagggACAGAGGTATCATGTTTCCGAATGGCAGCATG aGATAGTGCCGTACATGACGTGCATTTTGAAGAGGATTTTCAGGAAGATGATGGTAATTCAACCCAACCTAgcacagatggtggtggtggtgctttag
- the LOC117848369 gene encoding uncharacterized protein isoform X3 has protein sequence MSQRSEAGSPPTAGDEEEQRLRAALRHLQAEAGVLERLVYKHRNQHRGAAYFQYLLKVRRDLKLLLGTDLAQVLNAVFPVLASRKPANTILVPTKQTKKKPGANHSHHERLLGVARLLSQMAEPVMKAAIQITFLLARSFFIDLCTAVFSLLARIRVLIQQMLLDVVLLYNKVTDLTDRKQAVKISIGGVQAFREYYPSMNDACTILECVWVKDKFLLHEKMKDSCQETQVEDQKPCGPESSIQYETLPLVSEDTLNLEETNLPAKQADAALAEQPDKMNHCSGAGGSQSGRQLEKESGACSVPDTLNTCMHSVPHPNLKLETRKRVAFVAVGNPKVPGAASETKSSEVNKKQRLNMISHTSVESGLYNKLLDYENVEKSLL, from the exons ATGTCACAGCGGTCGGAGGCGGGTTCTCCGCCTACGGCGGGGGACGAAGAGGAGCAGCGGCTGCGGGCGGCGCTACGTCACctgcaggcggaggcgggggtgcTTGAGCGCTTGGTGTACAAGCACCGGAACCAGCACCGCGGCGCCGCCTACTTCCAGTACCTCCTCAAG GTGAGGAGGGACCTGAAGCTGCTACTCGGCACCGATCTCGCCCAGGTCCTCAACGCCGTGTTCCCCGTCCTCGCATCCCGCAAGCCGGCCAACACGATCCTCGTCCCGACCAA GCAGACTAAGAAGAAACCTGGTGCGAACCACAGCCATCATGAGAGGCTTTTGGGTGTTGCTCGCTTGTTATCCCAG ATGGCTGAACCTGTCATGAAGGCAGCAAT TCAGATAACATTTTTACTTGCTAGATCATTCTTCATCGATCTTTGTACCGCGGTGTTTTCTTTGCTTGCACGAATAAGGGTCCTGATCCAACAG ATGTTACTTGATGTTGTTTTATTATATAATAAGGTTACAGATCTTACTGATAGGAAGCAGGCTGTTAAGATTAGCATTGGTGGAGTGCAG GCTTTCAGAGAATACTACCCCTCTATGAATGATGCTTGTACAATTCTGGAGTGTGTATGGGTGAAAGATAAATTTCTTTTGCATGAAAAGATGAAAGATAGCTGTCAGGAAACACAAGTTGAGGATCAGAAGCCCTGTGGTCCTGAATCTTCAATCCAGTATGAGACGCTTCCACTCGTTAGTGAAG ATACACTAAACCTTGAAGAAACGAACCTGCCAGCCAAACAGGCAGACGCTGCTCTGGCTGAGCAACCGGACAAAATGAACCATTGCAGTGGTGCTGGAGGTTCTCAGAGTGGGAGGCAACTGGAAAAGGAAAGTGGTGCTTGTTCAGTTCCTGACACGCTTAATACTTGCATGCATTCAGTTCCACACCCGAACCTCAAGCTTGAGACTAGGAAGAGAGTAGCATTCGTTGCTGTTGGAAATCCAAAGGTCCCTGGTGCAGCCTCAGAAACAAAATCATCAGAAGTAAACAAGAAGCAAAGACTAAACATGATTTCACACACCTCTGTAGAATCTGGACTCTACAACAAATTGCTGGATTATGAGAACGTCGAAAAATCCCTACTTTAA